In one Heteronotia binoei isolate CCM8104 ecotype False Entrance Well chromosome 1, APGP_CSIRO_Hbin_v1, whole genome shotgun sequence genomic region, the following are encoded:
- the RDH14 gene encoding retinol dehydrogenase 14: MAATAVVLAAALGGGLLLLARRLWGAAGKVPRSVSAASMEGKTVIITGANSGLGRATAAELLRQHARVIMACRDRGRAEETARELRAQLGLCSRGGGECRGELLVRELDLASLRSVRSFCQQVLQEQPRVDVLINNAGIFQCPYTKTEDGFEMQFGVNHLGHFLLTHLLLGLLKSSAPSRIVVVSSSLYKYGEINFDDLNSELSYNKSFAYSRSKLANLLFVRELARRLEGTGVTVNALHPGIVRTNLGRHIQIPLLVKPLFNLVSWAFFRSPLEGAQTSIYLASSPEVEAVSGKYFGNCKEQPLLPKATDDLVARKLWDISEVMVGLLK, encoded by the exons ATGGCCGCCACAGCGGTCGTGCTGGCCGCAGCTCTGGGTGGAGGGTTGCTTCTCCTAGCCCGGCGCCTCTGGGGGGCGGCTGGGAAGGTCCCGCGCAGCGTGTCCGCCGCCTCGATGGAAGGCAAGACGGTGATCATCACCGGCGCGAACAGCGGCCTCGGACGGGCTACGGCGGCGGAGCTGCTACGGCAACACGCGAGGGTCATAATGGCTTGCCGGGACCGCGGCCGCGCTGAAGAGACAGCGCGCGAGCTCCGCGCCCAGCTCGGCCTGTGCTCGCGGGGAGGGGGCGAGTGTCGCGGGGAGCTCCTGGTGCGAGAGCTCGACTTGGCCTCGCTCCGCTCAGTGCGCAGCTTCTGCCAGCAGGTGCTGCAG GAACAGCCAAGAGTGGATGTCTTGATCAACAATGCAGGGATATTCCAGTGTCCCTACACAAAGACAGAGGATGGTTTTGAGATGCAGTTTGGTGTCAACCATTTAGGCCACTTCTTGCTTACACATCTCCTCCTGGGGCTTCTCAAAAGCTCAGCCCCCAGCAGGATTGTAGTGGTTTCCTCCTCCCTTTACAAATATGGAGAGATCAACTTCGACGACTTGAACAGCGAGCTGAGTTACAACAAAAGCTTTGCTTACAGTCGAAGCAAACTGGCTAACCTCCTGTTTGTCAGAGAGTTGGCCCGACGCTTAGAAGGCACCGGAGTCACTGTCAATGCCCTCCATCCCGGTATTGTCAGAACAAATCTAGGCAGACACATACAGATTCCTTTACTGGTAAAGCCCCTCTTTAATTTGGTGTCTTGGGCTTTCTTCAGATCCCCCTTGGAAGGAGCCCAGACATCTATTTATCTGGCCTCCTCTCCAGAAGTAGAGGCTGTCTCTGGGAAATATTTTGGAAACTGCAAGGAGCAGCCACTACTGCCTAAAGCCACAGATGACTTAGTGGCAAGGAAACTGTGGGATATCAGCGAAGTGATGGTGGGGCTGCTAAAATAA